The Roseibaca calidilacus genome has a window encoding:
- a CDS encoding DUF1643 domain-containing protein translates to MITRSHVKGDAPSVAVYSPCEHYRYLLTREWAPDHGRALFIMLNPSTATEVQNDPTVERCERRARALGFGAFRVCNIFAYRATDPRVMRAAADPIGPANDAAILGSLPWADRVICAWGTHGAHLNRGAQVEALLRGANTPLFHLGLSKGGHPKHPLYIGYAVQPVPWG, encoded by the coding sequence CTGATAACCCGCAGCCATGTCAAGGGCGACGCGCCTTCGGTGGCGGTTTATTCGCCTTGCGAACACTACCGCTACCTGCTGACCCGCGAATGGGCGCCGGACCATGGCCGGGCACTGTTCATCATGCTCAACCCCTCAACCGCGACAGAGGTGCAGAACGATCCCACGGTGGAACGCTGCGAACGCCGCGCCCGCGCGCTAGGCTTTGGCGCGTTCCGGGTGTGCAACATCTTTGCCTATCGCGCCACCGACCCGCGCGTGATGCGCGCGGCGGCAGACCCCATAGGCCCGGCGAATGACGCGGCCATTCTGGGCAGCCTGCCATGGGCCGACCGGGTGATCTGTGCTTGGGGCACGCATGGCGCGCATCTGAACCGTGGCGCGCAGGTCGAAGCGCTGTTGCGCGGCGCGAATACGCCGCTGTTTCATCTTGGCCTCAGCAAGGGCGGCCACCCGAAGCACCCGTTGTATATCGGCTATGCCGTGCAACCGGTGCCTTGGGGCTAA
- the truB gene encoding tRNA pseudouridine(55) synthase TruB, producing the protein MGRKRKGRAISGWLLVDKPAGVTSTAVVNKVRWALQAQKAGHAGTLDPAATGLLAVALGEATKTVPYITDALKAYRFRVRLGQATTTDDAEGEVIDSSDLRPSDEAIAAALAAFRGEIMQVPPQFSAVKVDGERAYDIARAGDEMDLAARPLWVEKLEIIARPDADHVDLEMVCGKGGYVRSIARDLGAALGCLGHVAWLRREWSGPFDASEGLSMDQIDAMAQSPDLDAHIRPLEMGLADLPELPATPEGAARLRNGNPGMVLASDVDYGAEAWASLDGQAIAVGRYKAGELHPSRVFNRD; encoded by the coding sequence ATGGGACGCAAGCGCAAGGGCCGCGCCATCTCGGGTTGGCTGCTGGTGGACAAACCTGCGGGCGTGACCTCTACCGCCGTGGTGAACAAGGTGCGTTGGGCATTGCAGGCGCAAAAGGCAGGCCATGCGGGCACGTTGGACCCGGCAGCAACCGGGCTGCTGGCGGTCGCTTTGGGCGAGGCCACGAAAACCGTGCCCTACATTACCGACGCGCTGAAGGCCTACCGCTTCCGCGTGCGCCTAGGCCAAGCCACAACCACCGATGACGCAGAGGGCGAGGTGATCGACAGCTCCGACTTGCGCCCATCTGACGAGGCGATTGCCGCCGCGCTGGCCGCCTTCCGGGGCGAGATCATGCAAGTGCCGCCACAATTTTCCGCCGTGAAAGTGGATGGCGAACGCGCCTATGACATTGCGCGCGCAGGCGATGAGATGGATCTGGCCGCCCGGCCCCTCTGGGTGGAAAAGCTAGAGATCATTGCCCGTCCTGATGCCGACCATGTTGACCTTGAAATGGTCTGCGGCAAGGGCGGCTATGTGCGCTCCATCGCGCGCGATCTGGGCGCGGCCTTGGGCTGTCTGGGTCATGTCGCATGGTTGCGCCGTGAATGGTCGGGACCGTTCGACGCCAGCGAGGGTCTGAGCATGGACCAGATCGACGCCATGGCGCAAAGCCCCGATCTGGACGCGCATATCCGCCCGCTGGAAATGGGGCTGGCCGATTTGCCCGAATTGCCCGCCACGCCCGAGGGGGCCGCGCGCTTGCGCAATGGCAACCCCGGCATGGTGCTGGCATCGGACGTGGACTACGGCGCAGAGGCTTGGGCCAGCCTTGACGGCCAAGCCATCGCCGTGGGCCGCTACAAGGCGGGCGAATTGCACCCCAGCCGCGTGTTCAACCGCGACTGA